The genomic region CGGCAATCGCGGTCAGTTCTTCATCATTGAAATTGAACTGAGGCATACTGCGGCGACCGGGAATACCATCTTTCGGGCGGCTCAGAATGAAACCCTTGATCGCATCGGTCGAATTGCCAAAACGCTTGTAGACGTTACCCAGCTCAGGCGCGAAGTAGGCACCCTCCCCCAGTAGTGTGTGGCAACCAATACAGTCGTTATTCTCCCAAAGCGCCTTGCCTTGAGCGATCACCGGACCCAGCTCCCCCTCCAGGGCCGCCCGGTTATCACGGTTTGGAAGCTGCCCCATAGTGTCAAAAGTCAGGGCGAGAAAAAGTAGAAAGAAAAAAGCGCTACCACCATAGAAGATGTTGCGCGCCATCGATTTAGTGAAGGCCTCGGCCATGTGATTACTCCTTTGCATGCAGACTTGCGGGGTAAATTAGAAAATATTAATAGATAGCAAGGCTTTGACCTTGATCAAGTTATGGTTTTGGAGGGCTATTTGCACCACGCCCCCTGTTCGATCCAACGCATTAGCAGACTGGTATTCGGGTGGTCACTCTCCTCGCCCGGATTGATACCAGGCGGCATACGATTCTCCGTCAGGCGCTGGTAAAGCCGGCTCTTTTCCGCCTCGTGTGGAATAACAATAGGGATACCCGGCCTGCCTTGTTTTTTGTTGGTTCGGGAGAAGGCCCCCGTCATAATTGCCTCATGACTGCTCAGGTTGACCTCATTGAAGTTGGGCGGGTCCCTGAATCCTGCATGGCAGGAGATACATGCGATATCGGAACCAAATGCCGTGGGCTCGACAAAGAGCGGCAGTACGCTGGTCTTAAAAAACTCGTCATCAGCCGCCCCGCTGTCGATCCACTTTTTGACCTTTTGGATACTGTCAGTATCAGTCGGGTGCAGGAAAGAGACACCCAGCGGCATGCGGTTATTCCTGAGCTTATGGACCAGGCGACTCTCCATTGGCTTGCCCGGTGAAATGACGGGTCTGGCCGGGGCTTCAGTGGAGCCTCGCAGAATACCTTCACAACTGGAGAGGTCCAGTCCCCGGTAACTCCGTGACGGGTCATTGGAGCTGTGACAAACGATACAGGCCGGTCCATTGCCAAAGGCGTTTGGCGTCCGCATCAACGTGGCAATATAATCATAGGTGATAGGGATATTTCCCTGCAGAA from Gammaproteobacteria bacterium (ex Lamellibrachia satsuma) harbors:
- a CDS encoding cytochrome c; this translates as MAEAFTKSMARNIFYGGSAFFFLLFLALTFDTMGQLPNRDNRAALEGELGPVIAQGKALWENNDCIGCHTLLGEGAYFAPELGNVYKRFGNSTDAIKGFILSRPKDGIPGRRSMPQFNFNDEELTAIAEFLKYVSEINTANWPPNIQG